A single genomic interval of halophilic archaeon DL31 harbors:
- a CDS encoding Long-chain-fatty-acid--CoA ligase (KEGG: hbo:Hbor_05160 amp-forming long-chain acyl-CoA synthetase~PFAM: AMP-dependent synthetase/ligase) — MDIHEAERALESPVIGGETLPRMFEAAAERNEGDVAQRYKGGIYERSLVADGVIPGAPDGDYADITYDGMRNIVRTIAAGFRELGVGAGDRVSIFSDTRMEWAHSDFAILAAGGVVTTVYKGSSETKTEYLLGDAGAEGVVVENGDVLHKVLAVEDELDLEFVVVMDQPPDGSGAAGAVRDRDDIYTLGDLHAMGAEAFDEAAYHGWLDERDPEDLASLIYTSGTTGKPKGVQLTHWNFRSNVNQCYRRFGPRPDRAPDVPTTDADSVALSFLPLAHVFERLAGHFLQFAVGGTVAYAESSDTLRDDFQLVRPTTTTSVPRVYEKLYAAVREQASESPIKERIFNWSTDVARAYAKADEPGMVLSTKHNVADKLVFEQVREAVGGNVDFFVSGGGSLSESLCRLFHGMGIPILEGYGLTETSPVLSVNPYEGAQPGTIGPRVVDVETKIDASVGVVDEDTRGDTGELLVRGPNVTDGYWAKPDDTARAFEESDDGGDSWFRTGDVVEIQPDGYIRFRERAKEIMKLSTGKMVPPGPIEDAFAENELITQAMVIGDSRKFVGALIVPDAEAVRAWAESEGVDLPADDAALCRDERVRDRLKTEVERVNEPFETHERIKQFRLVPDEFTEENDLLTPTMKKKRRNILEHWNEEVDDIYTEL, encoded by the coding sequence ATGGATATTCACGAAGCCGAACGGGCGCTCGAAAGTCCCGTCATCGGCGGGGAGACGCTGCCTCGGATGTTCGAGGCGGCTGCCGAGCGGAACGAGGGGGACGTCGCACAGCGCTACAAAGGGGGGATCTACGAGCGTTCGCTCGTCGCTGACGGCGTCATCCCGGGCGCCCCTGACGGCGATTACGCCGACATCACGTACGACGGGATGCGCAACATCGTCCGAACGATCGCTGCCGGCTTCCGCGAACTCGGTGTCGGTGCGGGCGACCGGGTCAGCATATTCTCCGACACCCGGATGGAGTGGGCCCACTCTGACTTCGCCATTCTCGCGGCCGGCGGCGTCGTCACCACCGTCTACAAGGGCTCCTCAGAGACTAAGACCGAGTATCTGCTTGGGGACGCGGGCGCCGAGGGCGTCGTCGTCGAGAACGGCGACGTACTCCACAAGGTGCTCGCCGTCGAGGACGAACTCGACCTGGAGTTCGTCGTGGTGATGGACCAACCGCCCGACGGCAGCGGGGCGGCAGGGGCAGTACGGGACCGTGACGACATTTACACGCTTGGAGACCTCCACGCGATGGGCGCTGAAGCCTTCGACGAGGCTGCCTACCACGGCTGGCTGGACGAGCGCGACCCTGAGGATCTTGCGAGTCTCATCTACACCTCCGGCACCACTGGGAAGCCGAAGGGGGTCCAGCTCACCCACTGGAACTTTCGGTCGAACGTGAACCAGTGTTACCGGCGGTTCGGTCCGCGGCCGGACAGAGCCCCCGACGTGCCAACGACAGACGCCGACTCCGTGGCGCTCTCGTTCCTCCCCCTTGCACACGTCTTCGAGCGGCTGGCTGGACATTTCCTCCAGTTCGCCGTCGGTGGGACTGTCGCCTACGCCGAGAGCTCCGACACGCTCCGGGACGACTTCCAACTCGTTCGCCCGACGACCACCACGAGTGTCCCGCGAGTCTACGAGAAACTTTACGCTGCGGTGCGCGAGCAGGCGAGTGAGTCACCAATCAAAGAGCGCATCTTCAACTGGTCGACTGACGTGGCCCGGGCGTACGCGAAAGCGGACGAGCCGGGGATGGTGCTCTCGACCAAACACAACGTCGCAGACAAACTGGTGTTCGAACAGGTGCGCGAGGCAGTCGGCGGGAACGTCGACTTCTTCGTCTCCGGCGGGGGCAGTCTCTCTGAGAGTCTCTGCCGGCTCTTCCACGGAATGGGCATCCCCATCCTCGAAGGCTACGGCCTGACCGAGACTTCGCCCGTCCTCAGCGTCAACCCCTACGAGGGTGCCCAACCGGGCACGATTGGCCCGCGAGTGGTCGACGTGGAGACGAAAATCGACGCGTCCGTCGGTGTGGTGGACGAGGACACCCGAGGCGACACCGGCGAACTGCTGGTTCGCGGGCCGAACGTCACTGACGGCTACTGGGCGAAGCCGGATGACACCGCAAGGGCGTTCGAGGAGAGTGACGACGGCGGCGACTCCTGGTTCAGAACCGGCGACGTGGTCGAAATCCAGCCCGACGGCTACATCCGATTTCGGGAGCGCGCCAAGGAGATCATGAAGCTCTCGACGGGGAAGATGGTGCCGCCGGGGCCAATCGAGGACGCGTTCGCCGAGAACGAACTTATCACACAGGCGATGGTGATCGGTGACTCACGGAAGTTCGTCGGCGCCCTAATCGTCCCCGACGCCGAGGCAGTCCGAGCGTGGGCCGAGAGCGAGGGTGTCGACCTGCCCGCGGACGACGCGGCACTCTGCCGCGACGAGCGCGTGCGTGACCGTCTCAAGACGGAGGTCGAACGGGTCAACGAACCGTTCGAGACGCACGAGCGCATCAAACAGTTCCGCCTCGTTCCGGATGAGTTCACCGAGGAGAATGACCTGCTGACGCCGACGATGAAAAAGAAACGCCGCAACATCCTCGAGCACTGGAACGAGGAGGTCGACGACATCTACACCGAACTGTAG
- a CDS encoding TrkA-N domain protein (PFAM: Regulator of K+ conductance, N-terminal; Cation/H+ exchanger; Regulator of K+ conductance, C-terminal~KEGG: hbo:Hbor_05150 sodium/proton antiporter, cpa1 family), translating to MATGEGAILIPIVAGIIGVGVVAQVLSDRFQVPSVVFLIAAGIILGPEVTGILNPAEFGTALPAIVGLSVAIIVFEGAFHLRIDKLREAPKATLQLVTVGALIALVGTAAAVRFFLGAAWDVSFLVGSLLVATGPTVIAPILEVVPVRDRVGAALDTEGIVNDVTAAITAVAIFELILLEGEGGLITFGFLLAERLAFGLLFGVGVAAAVYYALQYIDLSPGNAPQNARLLVLAGALVAFAGANTLASEAGVAAVAVAGMLLGNADLPYEEDISAFKGDITLIVLSFVFITLAALIEFSVLLKLGIGGLAVVAFIALVLRPLLVFVSSIGDRFTREEKLFMSFVGPRGIIPASVATLFAIELRSAGMDEAADVLVGTVFLTILLTVVFEAGLARRIAEKLNVIPMRVIIVGGGRVGRALAARLADRGENVVIVETDQETIQTVRDEGFTGHHGDGTDTDVLRSAGADNAKIIVAATGDDDANLLVSQLSQSKFSPERVIARANNPDNVDAFEELGVKTISSSLATAQAIDNFIERPALADWMGEIGRSGDVQEIEVTSELLVGKTIGEIGPELPDSCLIALVSRDQEAFVPDDNFTLQQGDRITFIGRSDSVREAMEWAHPRE from the coding sequence ATGGCGACCGGCGAGGGCGCCATCCTCATCCCCATCGTCGCCGGCATCATCGGCGTCGGTGTGGTCGCGCAGGTCCTCTCGGACCGCTTCCAGGTGCCGAGCGTCGTCTTCCTCATCGCGGCCGGCATCATTCTCGGGCCGGAGGTGACCGGTATCCTGAACCCTGCGGAGTTCGGGACCGCGCTACCGGCCATTGTCGGGCTCTCGGTCGCCATCATTGTCTTCGAGGGGGCGTTCCACCTCCGCATCGACAAGCTGCGAGAAGCGCCGAAGGCGACGCTCCAGCTGGTGACGGTGGGGGCACTCATCGCGCTCGTGGGGACTGCCGCCGCGGTGCGCTTCTTCCTCGGGGCTGCGTGGGACGTCTCGTTCCTCGTTGGCTCACTGCTCGTGGCAACTGGGCCGACGGTCATCGCACCCATCCTCGAGGTCGTTCCGGTCCGTGACCGGGTCGGGGCCGCGCTCGACACGGAAGGGATCGTCAACGACGTGACCGCCGCCATCACGGCGGTCGCCATCTTCGAACTCATCCTGCTGGAGGGGGAGGGGGGGCTGATTACGTTCGGGTTCCTCCTCGCCGAGCGGCTGGCGTTCGGCCTGCTGTTCGGCGTCGGGGTCGCGGCGGCCGTCTACTACGCGCTCCAGTATATCGACCTCTCGCCGGGGAACGCACCACAGAACGCCCGGCTGCTGGTGCTCGCTGGGGCACTGGTCGCGTTCGCGGGCGCGAACACGCTGGCGAGTGAGGCTGGTGTCGCCGCCGTCGCCGTCGCGGGGATGCTGCTGGGTAACGCTGACCTCCCATACGAGGAGGACATCTCGGCGTTCAAAGGCGACATCACGCTCATCGTCCTCTCTTTTGTCTTCATCACACTGGCGGCGCTAATCGAGTTCTCGGTGCTGCTGAAACTCGGCATCGGCGGGCTGGCGGTCGTTGCGTTCATCGCGTTGGTTCTGCGGCCGCTGCTGGTGTTCGTCTCCAGCATCGGCGACCGGTTCACCCGCGAGGAGAAACTGTTCATGAGCTTCGTCGGGCCGCGCGGCATCATCCCGGCGTCGGTCGCAACGCTGTTCGCCATCGAACTTCGCTCGGCGGGGATGGACGAGGCCGCCGACGTGCTGGTGGGGACGGTGTTCCTCACCATCCTGCTGACGGTCGTCTTCGAGGCGGGGCTGGCCCGCCGAATCGCGGAAAAACTCAACGTCATACCCATGCGAGTCATTATTGTTGGAGGCGGGAGGGTGGGCCGCGCGCTCGCCGCTCGCCTCGCAGACCGGGGCGAAAACGTGGTCATCGTCGAGACTGACCAGGAGACCATCCAGACCGTCCGTGACGAGGGGTTCACCGGCCACCACGGGGACGGGACGGACACCGATGTGCTGCGCTCTGCGGGTGCCGACAACGCTAAGATCATCGTCGCCGCCACCGGCGACGACGACGCGAACCTGCTGGTCTCGCAGCTTTCCCAGTCGAAGTTCTCCCCGGAGCGCGTGATCGCCCGGGCGAACAACCCCGATAACGTCGACGCGTTCGAGGAGCTGGGGGTCAAAACCATCTCCTCGTCGCTGGCGACGGCCCAGGCTATCGACAACTTCATCGAGCGGCCTGCGCTGGCCGACTGGATGGGCGAAATCGGTCGCTCGGGCGACGTTCAGGAAATTGAGGTCACCTCCGAGTTGCTCGTGGGGAAGACGATCGGGGAGATTGGACCGGAACTGCCCGACAGCTGTCTGATCGCGCTCGTCTCGCGAGACCAGGAGGCGTTCGTGCCGGACGACAACTTCACGCTCCAGCAAGGCGACCGCATCACCTTCATCGGCCGCAGCGATTCGGTTCGGGAAGCGATGGAGTGGGCCCACCCGCGCGAGTAA
- a CDS encoding zn-dependent hydrolase, glyoxylase (KEGG: hbo:Hbor_05170 zn-dependent hydrolase, glyoxylase): MTIGDAHPVTGTADVYYVDTGMYDVESYGSVYIIDAERPAIIDTGTGGDYDAVSGALDELDIDLELVVPTHVHLDHAGGAGRLLEDHPDAEVRIHERGVRHLVDPERLVAGTKSAVGDQWQYYAEPVPVPEDRIEGIADGDEIDLGDRTLTAHEAPGHAPHQHVFHEPDDGIVFTGDAAGIYVPDEDDIRETSPPPQFDLDQARRDVSTIVDLEPETLAFGHFGPREFDEALLSDYKRTLVEWVEAVRRKRGELDDDEAVVEHFVSHAEEMTGAGTWGDRKAADEVRLNVAGVLAFLDHEA, encoded by the coding sequence ATGACTATCGGCGACGCACACCCAGTCACGGGAACCGCGGACGTCTACTACGTCGACACCGGCATGTACGACGTCGAGTCCTACGGCTCCGTCTACATCATCGACGCCGAGCGTCCGGCCATCATCGACACCGGCACGGGCGGTGACTACGACGCCGTCTCCGGCGCACTCGACGAACTCGATATCGACCTCGAACTGGTCGTCCCGACCCACGTCCACCTCGACCACGCTGGCGGCGCGGGCCGGCTGCTTGAGGACCACCCCGACGCCGAGGTCCGCATCCACGAGCGCGGCGTGCGCCACCTCGTCGACCCAGAGCGCCTCGTCGCCGGCACCAAGAGCGCCGTCGGCGACCAGTGGCAGTACTACGCCGAGCCCGTGCCCGTCCCGGAGGACCGAATCGAGGGTATTGCTGACGGCGACGAAATCGACCTCGGTGACCGCACGCTTACCGCCCACGAGGCGCCCGGCCACGCACCCCACCAGCACGTGTTCCACGAACCCGACGACGGCATCGTCTTCACCGGCGACGCCGCGGGCATCTACGTCCCCGACGAGGACGATATCCGGGAGACCAGCCCGCCGCCGCAGTTTGACCTGGACCAAGCCCGGCGCGACGTGTCCACGATCGTCGACCTCGAACCTGAGACGCTCGCCTTCGGCCACTTCGGGCCGCGCGAGTTCGACGAAGCGCTGCTGAGCGACTACAAGCGCACGCTCGTCGAGTGGGTCGAGGCCGTCCGGCGCAAGCGCGGGGAACTCGACGATGACGAGGCGGTCGTCGAGCATTTCGTCTCCCACGCCGAGGAGATGACCGGTGCCGGGACGTGGGGCGACAGGAAAGCGGCGGACGAAGTCCGACTGAACGTCGCGGGTGTGCTGGCGTTCCTCGACCACGAAGCTTGA